TTCTCATCATGCCCCCTTATGTTCAGAGTATAAGACATATTGATACCCGGTATAGGCGCCGCTGGTAACTTCCTCGCCCCCATCTCTGGCCTCACCGAACGCGCTTTCCGCACTGTCATTGAGATTGACCTCTTAGGCACTTACAACACACTCAAAGCCACACTCCCCCTAGTCCGTTCATCCCAAGGTTCATACGTCCATATTTCCGCTACATTCCACTACAGAGGGGTGCCCTACCAGTCCCATGTGGGCGCCGCTAAAGCCGGTGTGGACGCGCTGAGCCATTCGATCGCTGTAGAGGAAGGACCATGGGGTGTAAGGTCAAATGTGATTGCTCCTGGGTATGTTTATCCTGCCAGGTGCATCTTCTCCTGAGGAGAAAAGTGTGGCTGACTCTTCTGTTAGACCGATCGCAGGCACGGTGGGTATGGACAAGCTGGGCGTCAAAGGCCATAAGATAGAACGGGAGGTGCCTCTAGGCCGGTTAGGAAGTACTGGTCAGTCCGCTTCACTCTCCTGATCACATAAAGTACGAAAACAGTCACTTACGAGAAATGGATATCAGTCGATATCGCCAATGCCGCCGTATTTTTATTCTCTCCAGCATCCGCTTGGATTACCGGGTCCACCCTC
Above is a genomic segment from Cryptococcus deuterogattii R265 chromosome 8, complete sequence containing:
- a CDS encoding peroxisomal 2, which produces MTPPPLPDPKSTFKPDLFKGKVLFCTGGRSGICYQIVETMMSLGVDAAIVGRDAKGLEESAKRLEETTGRKCIPAPADVRQPDQLKNAVKRTQDAFDRIDFVICGAAGNFLAPISGLTERAFRTVIEIDLLGTYNTLKATLPLVRSSQGSYVHISATFHYRGVPYQSHVGAAKAGVDALSHSIAVEEGPWGVRSNVIAPGPIAGTVGMDKLGVKGHKIEREVPLGRLGSTVDIANAAVFLFSPASAWITGSTLVVDGGENHIRTTMLPYPESLLDPESVKSLIKPRL